TTGTCGGCTGCCTTGGAGCCCACCAATGAAGCCTATGCGATCGCCAAAATCGCTGGCTTGAAGTTGTGTGAGTTCTATCGTCGTCAATACGGGGTCTGCTATCACTCCGCCATGCCGACCAACCTATACGGGCAGGGGGATAACTACCATCCACAGAACTCGCACGTGTTGCCAGCCTTGATCCGCCGCTTTCACGAGGCAAAGCAAAACGCAGCTCCGGAAGTCGCGATCTGGGGCACGGGCACACCACTGCGCGAATTTTTACACGCCGACGATGCCGCGGCAGGTATTTTGCATTTACTGCAACTCGAGAATCCACCGGATTGGGTGAATCTCGGCTGCGGCACAGACATCTCGATCGGCGATCTTGCGCGTTTAGTCATGCGGACCGTCGGCTACGAGGGCACGCTGACCTTCGATACCAGTAAGCCAGACGGCACGCCGAGGAAGCTGACGGATATTTCAAAGATTCAGGAAACCGGGTGGTCGCCAAAGATCGATATCGAGCATGGCGTGGCGATGGCGTATCAGTCCTTTCTGGAAGAGCAAGCCGCGGGCACACTGCGTGAGTAGCGGTCGGGCTGTAGAGGGGCCCTGTTGAGCTCGCATACTCGCAGACAAAAGTTGCCTTGAGGGGATTTATTGTCAGGTTTCCTTAAACGACTTTCGCTGAAGGGAGTCGTGCCCGTTGATACCTGCGCTTCTTCTCGATTATGAAACTTCCTCAATTGCCTCAAGAACTCACTGATTTTCAACCTGAAATAGGACTGATCCTAGGCTCAGGACTTGGCTTTTTTGCGGATGATCGTATTCAGGTCGTGGGCCGCTTGCCGTATGGGGAGATTGAAGGTTTTCCTGTGTCGACAGTTCCGGGCCATGCCGGGCAATTTGTTTATGGCACTCTGGAGGGGAAGCGCGTGATATGCATGCAGGGGCGTTTCCATTTTTACGAAGGCTATAAGATGGCTGAGCTCACTTTGCCGATCCGGCTGATGCACCGCATGGGCGTACATACGCTCTTCGTCACCAATGCGGCCGGCGGAATTCATCCAGACTACGTGCCGGGCGATTTTATGATGCTGAGCGATCATATCAATTTTCTCGGAACCAATCCGCTGATCGGCTGGCAGGGGGACGAAGGTGTGCGTTTTCCGGATATGACTGAGGTCTATAATGGCGCACTACGCACCAAGATCCGCGCGTGGGCGAAGGATCATCAGGTGGATTTAAAAGAGGGCGTTTACCTGGCCACGACCGGGCCGAGCTTTGAAACGCCGGCAGAGATTCGTGCTTTTGCGGCTTTGGGAGCGGATGCAGTCGGCATGTCGACTGTGCCTGAGGCGATCGTGGCGCGCAAGTTTGGCATGCGAGTCCTCGGTATTTCTTGTATCACCAACGCGGCTGCGGGTATTTCTAAAACAGAACTCAGCCATGAAGAGGTTTCCGAAACTGCTGATCGCGTGCGTCCTCAGTTTGCGGAGCTTCTTGCTGCCGGGGTGCAGCTTGCATAAAAATATTATGACCACAGACCTATCCAGTCATCCACTGATTCAACACTATTTAACGATCTTGCGTGATCGTTCGACTTCGGCCTCTGAGTTTCGCCGCTGCTGTAAGGGCATGACCGAAGTGATCATGGTCGAGGCCGCTAAGTTACTCAGCCTGGATCCAGTTAAAGTGCATACTCCCTTGGAGATGACTGAGGGCGCGCACCTGAGCCCCGGGGTGGTTTTTGTGCCGATCTTACGCGCGGGCTTGGGGATGTTGGACCCGGCCATGGGGATTATCCCTGGCTCCAGTGTCGGCTACATCGGCTTGGAACGCGACGAAACCACCGCCGAGGCGAGTTGCTATTATGCCAAAATGCCGGACCTTAGCGCGAGTTCACAGGTCTTTGTCTTAGACCCGATGCTGGCCACGGGAGGTTCGGCGGCGCAATGCGTGGAGCAAATTAAGGCGCATGGCGCCAAGCGGGTGAACATGGTCTGCATCATCGCCGCTCCCGAGGGCATCGCTGCATTTGAGGCGGCACACCCGGATGTGCCAATCGTTGCCGGGAAAATTGATCGTGAGCTCAACGCTCAAAAGTATATCCTGCCAGGGCTCGGAGACTTCGGAGACCGTCTATTCAATACTTGATGGGGCCTCGGCTAGTTCAATTTTTGCCTGGTCCACCGCGGCGCAGATTTCGGATAGTTTATTCTTATTGAACGAGGGTAGATCTTCACTGTTCTGCATGTTGGCGAAGCGTTCGCAGGTGGCATCACCGCGTGCTGAGAACGCTCGCGCCAACACTTTGTCCAGCTTGGCGCGGGCGTCTTTTTTCAAATACCAGATATTCCGGTGCATGCTGCCGACCGCGATGCCATTATCAATCATCGTAGCGAAGGTCTCTTTCGACCTTGCGTCCATGCTTTCCCCCGCTTGCTCGTAAATGTTCAGCGGAAACTGCAATTCACTCGCGATGGCGTAGGCCCGCATGTTCGTGGCTCCATAGCGAGCGCCGAATTCGAAAACTGCAATCGCTGCAAAAACAAGTGCAAGCGGGAGTAGAAGTGATTTAATCTTTTCCATAAGCAGGGGGGTGACTGTAGTTGTATCCTAAAGGATACGCCCTATTCAATGGCACGAATCTGGGTGCTGTCGATCAACTTTTCACCTGCATACATTTTTGTGATCACGACAATCGGGTCGCCCTCCTTGCGCCAACCTTGACGTTTGAGGCGGGCAAAGGCTCTTTGAATGGTCGTTTCGTGATCGTGATCAAATTCCATGAAGAACGGTTCGACCCCGCGCATAATTAGTAACTGCTTGAATAGCACTGGGTTATCGGTGAATGCGTAGATCGGCACATTGGGTCGCAGCGAGGAGAGCTTCTGTGCGAAGATGCCGCGGCGCGTGAATACGACGAGTGAACCTTCGAGATCCGAAGCCAGATAGGCCGCGGAGCGCAGCATTTTTGAGCGAGGAAGGCGCAACACCAAATCTTTGCGCAATACCTGCGTCTCTTCTTCTTCGATGCGTGTCGCGATGCGTTGGATGGTCTCGACGCATTCGACTGGATATTTACCTACAGTGGTTTCACCGGAGAGCATCACGCAGTCGGCTTGCTCGCGGATCGCGTTGGCGATGTCGGTGACTTCTGCACGTGTCGGGATTGGCGATTCAATCATCGATTCCAGCATATGGGTGGCCACGATTACGGGTTTCGTGCCCTGCACACAGCAATTGACTGCGCGTGTTTGGATGATCGGTAGATCTTCAAATGGACACTCGATACCGAGGTCGCCACGGGCGATCATCAGACCGTCGGATGCTTTAATGATGCCTTCCAGGTTGGCGATGGCTTGCTGGTCTTCGATCTTTGCGATGATCTTTGCTTTAGAACCGTGATCTTCCAGATATGTGTGGAACTCTTCCAAGTCCTTCGGTTCGCGCACAAAGGAGAGGGCGAAGAATTCGATCTCTTGTTCGATGCCGACATCGACATCGCCTTGGTCTTTCTTAGTTAAGGCAGGGAGGTTGACTCGCACGCCGGGGAGATTGATATGGCGACGGTTGCCCATTGGACCGGGGATCAGCACTTGGCAACGCACTCGTGAACCTTCGATTCGTAATACTCGCAGGCGGATGAGACCGCTGTCCACTAGTATGGTATCGCCCTCGTTGATGTCTTTGGAAAAGCCCGGGTAGTTGACGTCGACGCGGCGTATACCTTCTTCAGTCATGCCACCGATGCCTTCGCCGTAGGTGAACTCGAAGATCTCGTCTTTTTCCAGTTCAAAGGTTTCGTGCACATCACCTGTCCGAATCTCGGGGCCTTTGACATCCATCATAATGGCGATTTGGCGGCCGGCTTTGTCGCAAACCTTACGTACGCGCTGGATGATTTCACGTGTCCATGCGTGGTCGGCGTGTGCCATGTTGATCCGACAGATGTCGACGCCTGCCTTGACCAGCTTCTCCAGCGTGGCTTCGTCTTGGGTCGCAGGCCCGATGGTGAAAATGATTTTGGTTTTATGTACCTGTTTGTTTCATAATAAAAATTCTTTGGGGCGAATTTTTGGGGCAAATAGTTAAAATCGTTAAATAATGAGTTGTTTAGCAGCAGGTGTGATGCCGCTTTCCGGGTCGATAATGTTTATGGATAGGTTCTTTTCCAAGGGCGCGAATTTATCGCGAACGAGGCGGACATTATTGCAGTCCTTGCTTAGGTGGGCTAGGTACACCTGCTCCAGCATGCTCTGTTTGGAGAGCTCTTCGACCAATTCGAAGCTAGCATGATTGGAAAGATGCCCGTGTCGACCTCGAATACGTTGTTTAGTGGACCAAGGGCGGCGTTCGTCTTGTTCGAGCAGCGCTTCATCGTAGTTGGCTTCGATCACCAGCGTGTGCACGTCGCGGATGTGTGCTTTGACGTGCTCCGGCACGTAGCCGAGGTCGGTGACCCAGGCTAGACTGCGGGGTGGTGAAAACAGGTCGCCAACCTCGCCCCATTTAAAGGTGAAGCCGACGGGGTCGTAGGCGTCGTGGGGCAAAGCGAAGGAGCGCACCTTTAAGTCGCGAAAAGTGAAGTCAGTCCCGGTCTGAAAGACTTGCCAGTTTACCGGCTTGCTGGCTTTGGCCTGTACCGCATCGGCGGTGTCGCGATTCGCAAATACAGGCAAGTCCGCGCGTTTGGCCAGACCACGGATGCCTTGCGCATGGTCGCTGTGTTCGTGAGTCAGGAAGACTGCATCGATGGCGTCGAGTGACTCGCCGACCGCTTCCAGCATGCAGCCGATACGCTTGGCGGAGAAGCCCACGTCGACCAATACCTTGGTGTGGCCAGTTTGTAAAAGTGCGCAGTTGCCACCGCTACTAGAACCTAAAATTTGAAATTCGATGGACATTTTGGGGCAAGTTGGAGGATCTAGAGCTTGGCGGCAAAGACTTTTTACGCGCTTGCGTCTCCTTGCATTCATACTTTAGCTGCCCGCTCGTTTGAATTGAGCCGTGGGCTTGCGCTTTAGCCGTTCTACGACATTTTGATACACAGTAAAGTTAACATCGTTGTCACGATCTTAGTCACATGAAATCCGAATCTAGTTCTACATCACCGAATCAATTGAATGCCACAGCGCCTAAATTGAGCAAGGTTTACGACCGCGACTTCGTCCTGACCGACGAATATCGCGCCGCGCTGCCCGATATGCAAAATGCAGATTCGCAGCATATCTTCGGGGCCAATGTGCCCATTCTGAAGGTCGGGATTTCTAACTTTCGCCTACCGCTCCGCTATATCACATCGAGTTCGGACACGCTGACTTTGGAGACTTCGGTGACAGGCACCGTGTCGCTGGAGGCGAACCAAAAGGGCATCAATATGTCGCGCATCATGCGGGTCTTTTACACTTTTCAGGATCGTATTTTCACGCCCGACCTGTTGAACGAAATTCTATTGCTGTATAAAGAGGAGATCCATGCGCATCGTGCGCAGCTCAAGCTTTCCTTTGAGTATCCCATTCTTAAGCCAAGCCTGCGAAGTGGTTTGGAGGGGTGGCAGTATTATCGCGCGGCCTTTGAAGGGCGCGTGGATGAGCTGAACCGATTCCGCAAATATATTCATTTCGATTTCGTCTATTCGTCGGCTTGTCCTTGTTCCTCAGAGCTGTCGGAGCACGCTCGTATGAGTCGTGATGTCTATAGTATTCCGCACTCGCAGCGCAGCACGGCCCGTGTCAGCGTGGAAGTCGCGGAAGGCGAGCACCTCAGTATCGAACGTCTACAGGAAATTTGCCTGGAAGCCTTGCAGACCGAGACTCAAGTCATGGTTAAGCGGGAAGACGAGCAAGCCTTTGCCGAAATGAATGGTGCCTATACCAAGTTTATTGAAGATGCCGCTCGTCTGCTGCATGAGCAACTCGATAGCGAGCCCAAGATTGTCGATTTCCAAGTCGCCTGCGCTCACCTCGAATCGCTGCATTCGCACGACGCTGTTGCCGTGATCAACAAGGGCGTACCCGGTGGCTTCACGGGGCACTTCGAAGACTTTAAGTCTTTGATTCGCTAGGCACGAGCGCGAAGGTGGACGTTTTCAGAGCTACTTGATCGTAATCTTGGCAGTGCCGGAGCTGCTGGGTTGAAAACGTTCACCGCCCGCTTCGATTTGGATGTTTTCACCCGCGGTGAAGAGAATGTCGACGGCTCCTTCTTTTTCCAATGTTGCAGTTTCGCCGGCGCTCATTGTCTTTCGGTAGAGCTCTTTGTTGTCGGACTGTTGCTTGACGAGCACGTAAACGTTGCCGCTGGCGATCAAAGTGATGCTGTTGCTACTACTGGTCGCTGCCGGATCTGTGTCGACGGGCTGCGTGATTTCAGTTGGCTCGCGGAGGTCCGGATCACTGCCTTCGTCGTTTGCGCTGCCGCTGCCGAGTATGGCCCATATCAGGCCAAATACGACAAAGACCAGTGCCAGTGTGCCGACAAAAATCAGGCCGATCTTCATGTAGAAAGTTTTGTCTGCCTCTTCCGCTTCGCTATCCTCTTCTTCCTGGGCTTCGGGTGCTTCTGCGCGAGGCGAGGTTTTCGGGGCGATGCGACCATAGCGGGGGGCCTCTGCGACTTTGCTGTGGCCGCCATCCTCGTGTTCGGAGGATTCTTCAGCCGCTGCTTTTCTGGCTTCTAATTGGCCAAACCACTCAGCACCGCCTTTTTTGCCCAGTCGCGAGGTGCTCATGTGCTGCGTACTGTAGTCGGCCATGATCTTATCCACGTCCAATCTTAAGTAGCGGGCATAGTTTTTGAGGAATCCACGCTTGTAGATCTCGGGCAGGTCAAAATCCATCTTGTTGGTTTCGATGTAGCCGAGGAAGTCACTGCGGATTTTTGTCGCCTCCGCTGCTTCACGCAGGGAGATGCCCTTGCGTTTACGTGCTTCTTCTAGTCGTTCCCCAATACTTTGCATTGTCGCGCATTATGTGAGGGTCTTCTTTTGTTCCGCAAGTGTGAAATTGGGACTTCGTGACGCTGTTTCAATATATGAAAGCGCCATAGGCGATTTATTCGTCGAAAAAGGAGAGAATGGCTTGCCCCGCATCGTGTTTAGGACAGAGGACAGAGGACAGAGGACAGAGGACAGAGGACAGCTGTGTTAAGCAGTTCGTTATGAATATAGCGGCTTGCACCATTTTGGCGATGGCATCACACACAAGTGGCCTCGGTTCTCTGAACCGGGGAAGGAGTGGCCTCGGTTCTCTGAACCGGGGAGGGACCTATTGTGGGACTTGTTTGGCAGAACCCTTAGAGGCAAAATGATTTTTCGCATCTACGCGAAGGCAGGGACTCGGCGAATAAACCAGTCATTTGCTTGGTTTATTCGCGCTCGGAGAGCACGAATAATAGATCGCCCCATTCGCCATCTTCGCGGCTGTCGACCGTGATCTGCACCTCGGGGCGTTGCGCGGCAAATTGTTCTGCAAAGTGTGTGCGTACTTGTTGCAACTCTTTGGTGAGAATCCCGCTGAGTGCCAGTGAGCCATTGGCTTTGACGCCGTTGATCAGTGGGTCGCAGTGAGGGATGAGCACGTCGGTCTGAATATTGGCCAGCACCAGATCCCCCTGTCGACTTCCAGCAAAGCCTTTCTCCAAGTCGGCGACGGCGAATTCCGGTTTTACCAGGTGCGGGTTCTCTTCCGAGTTGCTGTGGCAGACTGTAATCGCTTCGGGGTCGAAGTCGAAGGCGTAGATTTTTTTGTATCCAAGCGCAGAAGCAGAGAGCGCCAGCACGCCGGAGCCGCAGCCAGCGTCGATGATGTCGTGGCTTTCCAGCGAGTCGGGCTGTGCCTCCAGGTAGTCGAGCAGGCGGCGGGCGCAGAGGCGTGTCGTTTCGTGGGTGCCGGTGCCAAATGCCATGCCAGCATCGAGGTAGACGACGGCGCTGCCTGCGGGGGCGGTGATGTTGTCACGTTCCCACAGTGGAATCCAGTGCAGTTGACGGTCGCTCCACTCTTTGACGAATTCCTTGTAGGCGTTTTGCCAGTCAGCATCAATGATGTCGGTCAATTCAAAGTCTTCGGGCAGATTCTTAAAGTCTTGGCGTAGCTTGACGAGTTCGCTCTCCGCTGTGGCCTGGTCGGGGAAGATGCCAAATAACTCATACGGATCGGTAATCTCTTTCTGCATGATGCCCCAGTAGGGGGACTCGACTTCGCAGAAATAATCTTCGAGAGGGTCGGCCATTTCATCAGGAATGCCTGTGCGGAGTTCAACTTGTTTGCTCATGCTTGCGGTTTTTACTTCCTTTAATCTGTAGTGCAAGCGGCAATATATATGGACTTTAAGACCTGCCTTGAATGCTGAAATGCTCGCCGACTATCAAGAATGTAGGAATCCTTCTTCTTACTCTTTCTCGACAAGACTCACCGAGCCCATGCATATTCTGTACGATAAATTTATATGCGTTTATTCGAAGACTTTATTCCTATCCCTGAAGAGTTGTGGTCGTTTGAGACCGGCGCGCCGCTGCAGCGTTGTGCAATATGCGATTGTGATTTATTGCTTCAAGGAACCAACTACCTGATTGAAAAAGCGTTTAAGGGTAATGAGGTTATATTTGAATATGCAATGTGCACAAAATGTTGTGTCCTGTTGTCGCAAGAACTGTCAGTTCAAAGTAAAAAACTGATTGATCATTATTTCGATGAACATGGAGACCTTGAGCAGCGTCGTTTGAGTTACTTGGGTCAATTTGGAACTAATTATTCTAAGTGGGTGGATCGTTGTATGGTGAAGGGCACACCCCGATCAGAGTGCGGTGAATTTCAAGTATACGCGTGGTGTATCGATAGCGACTTGGTCTTTACTGGCATGCCATACATGTTGAGTGGGGACTGTATTGACGACCTACTTGGTCTACTCTCTGAAGAAACGCTGGGAGTTCTGAGTGATTTTTCCGATAAGGTATTTGGCATCGATTTGCCTCAGGGATTACTGATTATTTAGTCCTTACAGGTAGTCTTACGGGGCCCTCTATTTCCGGTCGCTGCCTAGACTGTGGCGATTTTGCCTTTGCTTAGGCGTGTCACGACGTCGGGCAGTAGCGCGTGCTCGGCGATGTGGACTTTTTTAGTTAAAATGTCCAAGGTGTCGGATTCTTCGATGCGTACTTCCTTCTGGTCAATGATCGGGCCTGCATCGAGTTCGGGAGTGACCCAGTGCACGGTGCAGCCTGTAATTTTGACACCGTGCTGATACGCTTGCTCGATCGCGCTCATGCCTGGGAAGCTGGGCAGTAGGCTTGGGTGCAGGTTGATCACGCGGCCTTCAAAGGCTTCGATGAAGGGGCGCGTAATGATGCGCATGAAGCCGGCGAGTACGATGAGCTTGGGGGAGAAGCTCTGGATGCGCTCAATGTAGGCCTGTTCCGCGGCATCGCTCAGACGGGCTCCCTTGCGGCCGGGATCTAGGTAGATCGCGGGCACTTTGTATTTTTGCCCTAGCGCGAGGATGCCTGCGTCCTCGTGGTCGCTAATGACTGCGGCGATTTTGGCTGCACCCAGTTTCTTTTTGGATTCAGACTTGAGCAGTGCCTCTGCGTTAGTGCCGCGACCGGAGCCGAGAATGACGATTGGATAGGACATTTAGTTCAATTAGGAATTAAGAAATAAGAATTAGGAAATTTACCTGAAGAACTTTTTTGCTTTTTCGACGAAGGATTCGCTGACGGGGTTGGCCGGATCGCCGCAGGCCTCTGCGTATTCTTCGAGTTTAGCGGTTTGTTCGCTGGTCAGCTTGGTGGGCACTTCCACTTGCACGCGGATGAGTAGGTCTCCCTTACGGCCGCGCGTAGTGCTGGGATGCCTTGTTCGCGTAGGCGGAAGGTGGTGCCTGTTTGGGTGCCAGCTGGGATCTTGAGCGAGCCTTTGCCGAAGA
The nucleotide sequence above comes from Coraliomargarita algicola. Encoded proteins:
- a CDS encoding GDP-L-fucose synthase family protein gives rise to the protein MDKQDTIYVAGHRGMVGSAVVRALQAEGYGSIMTRTRNELNLLDQSEVRAFFEAERPDVAVIAAARVGGIHANNTYPAEFMYENLAIAQNTIHAAYQAGVQRLLFLGSTCIYPKLAQQPIREESLLSAALEPTNEAYAIAKIAGLKLCEFYRRQYGVCYHSAMPTNLYGQGDNYHPQNSHVLPALIRRFHEAKQNAAPEVAIWGTGTPLREFLHADDAAAGILHLLQLENPPDWVNLGCGTDISIGDLARLVMRTVGYEGTLTFDTSKPDGTPRKLTDISKIQETGWSPKIDIEHGVAMAYQSFLEEQAAGTLRE
- a CDS encoding purine-nucleoside phosphorylase — protein: MKLPQLPQELTDFQPEIGLILGSGLGFFADDRIQVVGRLPYGEIEGFPVSTVPGHAGQFVYGTLEGKRVICMQGRFHFYEGYKMAELTLPIRLMHRMGVHTLFVTNAAGGIHPDYVPGDFMMLSDHINFLGTNPLIGWQGDEGVRFPDMTEVYNGALRTKIRAWAKDHQVDLKEGVYLATTGPSFETPAEIRAFAALGADAVGMSTVPEAIVARKFGMRVLGISCITNAAAGISKTELSHEEVSETADRVRPQFAELLAAGVQLA
- a CDS encoding MBL fold metallo-hydrolase translates to MSIEFQILGSSSGGNCALLQTGHTKVLVDVGFSAKRIGCMLEAVGESLDAIDAVFLTHEHSDHAQGIRGLAKRADLPVFANRDTADAVQAKASKPVNWQVFQTGTDFTFRDLKVRSFALPHDAYDPVGFTFKWGEVGDLFSPPRSLAWVTDLGYVPEHVKAHIRDVHTLVIEANYDEALLEQDERRPWSTKQRIRGRHGHLSNHASFELVEELSKQSMLEQVYLAHLSKDCNNVRLVRDKFAPLEKNLSINIIDPESGITPAAKQLII
- the upp gene encoding uracil phosphoribosyltransferase, yielding MTTDLSSHPLIQHYLTILRDRSTSASEFRRCCKGMTEVIMVEAAKLLSLDPVKVHTPLEMTEGAHLSPGVVFVPILRAGLGMLDPAMGIIPGSSVGYIGLERDETTAEASCYYAKMPDLSASSQVFVLDPMLATGGSAAQCVEQIKAHGAKRVNMVCIIAAPEGIAAFEAAHPDVPIVAGKIDRELNAQKYILPGLGDFGDRLFNT
- the folE2 gene encoding GTP cyclohydrolase FolE2, coding for MKSESSSTSPNQLNATAPKLSKVYDRDFVLTDEYRAALPDMQNADSQHIFGANVPILKVGISNFRLPLRYITSSSDTLTLETSVTGTVSLEANQKGINMSRIMRVFYTFQDRIFTPDLLNEILLLYKEEIHAHRAQLKLSFEYPILKPSLRSGLEGWQYYRAAFEGRVDELNRFRKYIHFDFVYSSACPCSSELSEHARMSRDVYSIPHSQRSTARVSVEVAEGEHLSIERLQEICLEALQTETQVMVKREDEQAFAEMNGAYTKFIEDAARLLHEQLDSEPKIVDFQVACAHLESLHSHDAVAVINKGVPGGFTGHFEDFKSLIR
- a CDS encoding helix-turn-helix domain-containing protein; amino-acid sequence: MQSIGERLEEARKRKGISLREAAEATKIRSDFLGYIETNKMDFDLPEIYKRGFLKNYARYLRLDVDKIMADYSTQHMSTSRLGKKGGAEWFGQLEARKAAAEESSEHEDGGHSKVAEAPRYGRIAPKTSPRAEAPEAQEEEDSEAEEADKTFYMKIGLIFVGTLALVFVVFGLIWAILGSGSANDEGSDPDLREPTEITQPVDTDPAATSSSNSITLIASGNVYVLVKQQSDNKELYRKTMSAGETATLEKEGAVDILFTAGENIQIEAGGERFQPSSSGTAKITIK
- the purN gene encoding phosphoribosylglycinamide formyltransferase; its protein translation is MSYPIVILGSGRGTNAEALLKSESKKKLGAAKIAAVISDHEDAGILALGQKYKVPAIYLDPGRKGARLSDAAEQAYIERIQSFSPKLIVLAGFMRIITRPFIEAFEGRVINLHPSLLPSFPGMSAIEQAYQHGVKITGCTVHWVTPELDAGPIIDQKEVRIEESDTLDILTKKVHIAEHALLPDVVTRLSKGKIATV
- a CDS encoding 50S ribosomal protein L11 methyltransferase, translated to MSKQVELRTGIPDEMADPLEDYFCEVESPYWGIMQKEITDPYELFGIFPDQATAESELVKLRQDFKNLPEDFELTDIIDADWQNAYKEFVKEWSDRQLHWIPLWERDNITAPAGSAVVYLDAGMAFGTGTHETTRLCARRLLDYLEAQPDSLESHDIIDAGCGSGVLALSASALGYKKIYAFDFDPEAITVCHSNSEENPHLVKPEFAVADLEKGFAGSRQGDLVLANIQTDVLIPHCDPLINGVKANGSLALSGILTKELQQVRTHFAEQFAAQRPEVQITVDSREDGEWGDLLFVLSERE